A DNA window from Anaerolineae bacterium contains the following coding sequences:
- the rpsU gene encoding 30S ribosomal protein S21 has protein sequence MYMRVERRPGESQEQLLKRFRKQVQRERILSEVRKRRWHVSKGEKDRLAKAKAVRKARRKARQAEERRARSY, from the coding sequence ATTTACATGCGCGTAGAGCGTCGCCCCGGCGAGTCCCAGGAGCAGCTGCTCAAGCGGTTCCGGAAGCAGGTGCAGCGAGAGAGAATCCTCTCTGAAGTGCGCAAGCGTCGCTGGCACGTGAGCAAGGGAGAGAAAGACCGCTTGGCCAAAGCCAAGGCCGTCCGCAAGGCTCGCCGCAAAGCTCGCCAGGCGGAGGAGCGCCGCGCCCGGAGCTACTAG